A single window of Bacteroidota bacterium DNA harbors:
- the pheS gene encoding phenylalanine--tRNA ligase subunit alpha: MKDQIEKLLSEIETIEIKSKEHLEEFRLKYLAKKGKLTALFDDFKNIANEERKEVGKNLNELKNKVQDKFNHFKEKLEGGDETISADADLTKPAEPIAFGSRHPISIVRNQIVDIFARIGFTVKEDREIEDDWHNFSALNLPEDHPARDMQDTFFVKGRGTNDEGRSEQPNLVLRTHTSSVQIRVMENSKPPIRSIFPGRVYRKENISARAHCFFHQVEGLYVDENVSFADLKQTLLFFSQEMFGENTKIRLRPSYFPFTEPSAEVDVSCFICGGKGCNICKGSGWVEILGCGMVHPKVLENCKIDSKKYTGFAFGMGIERIAMLKYQINDIRLFYENDVRFLNQFKNA, from the coding sequence ATGAAAGACCAAATAGAAAAACTGCTTTCAGAAATCGAAACGATAGAAATAAAATCCAAAGAACATTTGGAAGAATTTCGTTTGAAGTATTTGGCGAAGAAAGGAAAACTCACAGCATTGTTTGATGATTTCAAAAATATTGCAAATGAGGAAAGAAAAGAAGTTGGTAAAAATCTGAACGAACTGAAAAATAAAGTTCAGGATAAATTCAATCACTTCAAAGAAAAACTGGAAGGAGGTGATGAAACAATTTCTGCCGATGCTGATCTGACAAAACCTGCAGAGCCGATTGCGTTTGGTTCTCGCCACCCGATTTCCATAGTAAGAAATCAGATTGTAGATATTTTTGCACGAATTGGATTTACTGTAAAAGAGGATAGAGAGATTGAAGATGACTGGCATAATTTCTCTGCGCTTAATTTGCCTGAAGATCACCCTGCACGCGACATGCAGGATACATTCTTTGTAAAGGGACGAGGGACAAATGACGAGGGACGAAGTGAACAGCCAAACTTGGTGTTAAGAACACACACTTCTTCTGTGCAAATTAGAGTGATGGAAAATTCAAAACCTCCCATCCGAAGTATTTTTCCGGGCAGAGTTTATAGGAAAGAAAATATTTCAGCGCGCGCGCATTGTTTTTTTCATCAGGTGGAAGGATTGTATGTGGATGAAAATGTTTCGTTCGCTGATTTGAAGCAAACACTTTTATTTTTCTCACAGGAAATGTTCGGAGAGAATACAAAAATCCGTTTGCGCCCTTCTTATTTTCCGTTCACCGAACCGAGCGCAGAAGTGGATGTTTCCTGTTTCATCTGCGGAGGAAAGGGTTGCAACATTTGTAAAGGCAGCGGCTGGGTAGAAATTCTCGGATGTGGAATGGTGCACCCGAAAGTTTTAGAGAATTGCAAAATAGATTCCAAGAAATATACCGGCTTTGCTTTCGGAATGGGCATTGAGCGTATTGCGATGTTGAAATACCAAATCAACGACATCCGTTTGTTCTATGAGAATGATGTTAGGTTTTTGAATCAATTCAAGAACGCTTAG
- the atpG gene encoding ATP synthase F1 subunit gamma: MPSLKEVRTRITSTISTQQITSAMKMVSASKLRRAQDAIIQMRPYAGKLKEILSNVTASVPASAGGVFSKEKPVKNVLLVVITSNRGLCGAFNSNVIKLASKTANEKYAEQKKAGNIQVLAVGKKGADFFRRNNYKIFSNNSELFEGLNYEKTSVVAEAIMKEFVTGNFDRVEIFYNQFKNAASQILTAEQYLPVVKPEQEKTSAKKSTIDYVYEPDMEEIVKDLIPKALKIQLYKALLDSHAAEHGARMTSMHKATDNAQEILKDLRLTYNKARQATITKEILEIVGGAEALKN, translated from the coding sequence ATGCCGAGTTTAAAAGAAGTCAGAACCAGGATTACTTCCACCATTTCCACGCAGCAGATAACGAGTGCTATGAAAATGGTGAGCGCTTCAAAACTCCGCAGGGCACAGGATGCGATTATACAGATGCGCCCCTATGCCGGAAAGCTGAAAGAAATACTGAGTAATGTAACCGCTTCTGTACCGGCATCGGCAGGTGGAGTTTTTTCGAAAGAAAAACCTGTGAAAAATGTTTTGCTCGTTGTGATTACTTCTAACCGTGGATTGTGCGGAGCGTTCAATTCAAATGTGATTAAACTTGCATCAAAAACTGCCAATGAAAAATACGCGGAACAGAAAAAGGCGGGCAACATACAGGTGCTTGCTGTTGGCAAAAAAGGCGCTGACTTCTTCAGAAGAAATAATTACAAAATCTTTTCCAACAACAGCGAACTCTTTGAGGGATTGAATTACGAAAAAACTTCTGTGGTGGCCGAAGCCATCATGAAAGAATTTGTGACAGGGAATTTTGACCGCGTGGAAATTTTTTACAACCAGTTCAAGAATGCGGCATCACAGATTTTAACTGCCGAGCAATATCTTCCCGTAGTGAAACCTGAACAGGAAAAAACGTCTGCTAAAAAAAGTACGATTGATTATGTTTACGAACCCGACATGGAAGAAATAGTAAAAGACCTCATTCCCAAAGCGCTTAAGATACAACTCTACAAAGCCCTGCTTGATTCTCACGCGGCAGAGCACGGAGCGCGCATGACCTCCATGCACAAAGCAACTGATAACGCTCAGGAAATTCTCAAAGATCTGCGCCTCACTTACAACAAAGCCCGTCAGGCAACCATCACAAAAGAAATTCTGGAAATTGTGGGAGGAGCGGAAGCCCTCAAAAATTAA
- a CDS encoding nucleotidyltransferase domain-containing protein — translation MSNTALQSIKSIVRDFFPDAQVMLFGSRARGEFRKGSDYDVLVITKSSFSPREKISWCTKINKALVQSIRAPVDVLINSEEEVASKQELPGHIIRWAMKEGIKL, via the coding sequence ATGTCGAATACAGCCTTACAATCTATCAAATCCATCGTGCGTGATTTTTTTCCCGATGCTCAGGTGATGCTTTTTGGTTCAAGGGCAAGAGGCGAATTCCGTAAGGGAAGCGACTATGATGTGTTGGTAATTACAAAGTCTTCCTTTTCTCCGAGAGAAAAAATTTCATGGTGCACAAAGATCAACAAAGCGCTGGTGCAATCCATCCGTGCTCCTGTAGATGTGCTTATAAACAGCGAAGAAGAAGTTGCCAGCAAACAAGAATTACCCGGGCACATCATTCGTTGGGCAATGAAAGAAGGAATTAAATTATGA
- the purN gene encoding phosphoribosylglycinamide formyltransferase, with amino-acid sequence MKRIAVFASGEGTNTQHLIDYFKQGDVKTVLVVCNNPHANVLKRAEKKNIPSILINKEWSYNGEPVLQKLLNEKLDLLVCAGFLWKIPDDILHAFPNKIVNIHPAILPKFGGKGMYGLNVHKAVIESGDKESGITIHYLNEHYDEGEIILQKKCEVEKKDTPASLAQKVLMLEHEWYPKTIEQLLTKK; translated from the coding sequence ATGAAACGCATCGCGGTTTTTGCCTCTGGCGAAGGAACTAATACCCAGCATCTTATTGATTATTTCAAGCAAGGCGATGTAAAAACAGTTCTCGTTGTCTGTAATAATCCCCACGCAAATGTTTTGAAAAGGGCAGAAAAGAAAAATATCCCTTCTATCCTTATTAATAAGGAATGGTCATATAATGGCGAACCTGTTTTGCAAAAATTATTAAACGAAAAACTTGACTTACTTGTCTGTGCGGGATTTTTATGGAAGATTCCTGATGATATTCTCCATGCGTTCCCCAACAAGATTGTCAATATACATCCGGCCATTCTTCCTAAGTTCGGAGGAAAAGGAATGTACGGATTGAACGTGCACAAAGCCGTTATTGAATCAGGCGATAAAGAAAGCGGAATCACCATTCATTACCTGAACGAACATTATGATGAAGGAGAAATCATTCTTCAGAAAAAATGCGAAGTGGAAAAGAAGGATACCCCAGCATCTTTGGCACAAAAAGTGCTGATGCTGGAACATGAGTGGTACCCGAAAACAATTGAACAACTTTTAACAAAAAAATAA
- a CDS encoding acyl carrier protein, with translation MTKVADIDGKVKAIIADKLGVDEKEITPQASFTNDLGADSLDTVELIMEFEKEFNIAIPDEQAEKISTVGEAIEYIKKNIK, from the coding sequence ATGACAAAAGTAGCAGACATTGACGGAAAAGTTAAAGCCATCATTGCCGATAAACTCGGAGTGGATGAAAAAGAAATCACTCCTCAGGCAAGTTTTACCAACGATTTAGGTGCCGACTCGCTCGATACAGTAGAACTCATCATGGAGTTTGAAAAAGAATTCAACATTGCTATTCCTGACGAGCAGGCAGAAAAAATCAGCACCGTTGGAGAGGCAATCGAGTACATCAAGAAGAACATTAAATAA
- a CDS encoding peptidylprolyl isomerase: MKKINRIFFILLFSLLLGKGWGWAIAQDSSRIVLIETTYGNIKIKLYNETPLHRDNFLKLVEKHFYDSLLFHRVINTFMIQGGDPDSKNAPAGKMLGDGDVGYTIPAEFNQKLFHKRGVIAGARNGDEVNPEQASSGCQFYIVQGKIFNDSLLDLMEKRIMRMKAYNNVVKKADSKNLFIRYAEFQQKGMPDSMMVAKKKIDMLTEEEIVKVPPYKFSDEQRTAYKTVGGTPHLDGSYTVFGEVIEGMNVVDKIASVPRDRTDRPLEDVRMKISIIK, translated from the coding sequence ATGAAAAAGATAAATAGAATATTTTTTATTCTTCTATTCTCCCTTCTCTTAGGGAAGGGTTGGGGATGGGCTATTGCTCAGGATTCTTCCCGCATTGTTTTAATTGAAACCACTTACGGCAACATCAAAATAAAACTCTATAACGAAACTCCTCTTCATCGCGATAATTTTCTAAAACTGGTCGAGAAACATTTTTATGATTCTCTTCTCTTTCATCGTGTGATAAATACATTCATGATACAAGGAGGAGATCCGGATTCTAAAAATGCTCCTGCAGGAAAAATGCTGGGTGATGGAGATGTAGGGTATACTATTCCGGCAGAATTCAATCAAAAGCTTTTTCACAAGCGCGGAGTGATCGCTGGCGCGCGTAATGGCGATGAAGTAAACCCTGAGCAAGCTTCTTCCGGTTGCCAGTTTTATATCGTGCAGGGAAAAATTTTCAATGACAGCTTATTAGATTTGATGGAGAAAAGAATTATGAGAATGAAGGCGTACAATAATGTTGTTAAAAAAGCGGACAGCAAAAACTTATTTATCAGGTATGCTGAGTTTCAGCAAAAGGGAATGCCCGACAGCATGATGGTGGCCAAGAAAAAAATCGACATGCTCACAGAAGAGGAAATAGTAAAAGTTCCACCATATAAATTTTCTGACGAACAGAGAACTGCCTATAAAACCGTTGGCGGAACTCCGCATTTGGACGGAAGCTACACCGTGTTTGGCGAAGTGATAGAGGGAATGAATGTGGTGGATAAAATTGCCTCTGTGCCACGAGACAGAACGGATAGACCACTGGAAGATGTAAGAATGAAGATTTCTATTATTAAATAA
- the fabF gene encoding beta-ketoacyl-ACP synthase II yields the protein MDLKRVVVTGLGAITPLGNNVPDFWNALLNGASGCARITRFNPEKFKTQFACEVKNFKAEEYFDRKEARKLDAYSQYGLAAAQQAYKDSGLDKEKINLDRCGVIWGSGIGGLETFQMEVSGFAKGDGTPRFNPFFIPKMIADICAGHISIQYNFRGPNFTTCSACASSTNAMIDSFNYIRLGKADVFITGGSEAAVNESGVGGFNAMHALSVRNDSPQTASRPFDKDRDGFVLGEGSGALILEELEHAKARGAKIYAEIAGGGMTADAHHITAPHPEGLGALNVMRNALSDANMNSDEIDYINVHGTSTPLGDIAESKAIKGVFGESAYKLNISSTKSMTGHLLGAAGAIEAMACILAVKNDIVPPTINHFTDDPEFDTKLNFTFNKAQKRVVRAALSNTFGFGGHNASVIVKKY from the coding sequence ATGGATCTCAAAAGAGTTGTTGTAACCGGCTTAGGCGCAATCACTCCGCTTGGCAATAATGTTCCTGATTTCTGGAACGCCTTGCTAAATGGCGCGAGCGGATGCGCGCGTATCACCCGTTTCAATCCCGAAAAATTCAAGACTCAGTTTGCCTGCGAAGTAAAAAATTTTAAAGCGGAAGAATATTTTGACCGCAAGGAAGCCCGCAAATTAGACGCGTATTCCCAGTACGGACTCGCAGCGGCACAACAGGCATACAAAGATTCAGGTCTTGATAAAGAAAAAATAAATCTCGACCGATGCGGAGTAATCTGGGGTTCAGGAATTGGCGGGCTGGAAACATTTCAAATGGAAGTTTCCGGTTTTGCGAAAGGAGATGGTACTCCGCGCTTCAATCCGTTCTTCATTCCGAAAATGATTGCTGACATCTGCGCAGGGCACATTTCCATTCAATATAATTTTCGCGGTCCGAACTTTACCACCTGTTCCGCCTGCGCTTCTTCCACCAATGCAATGATTGATTCTTTTAATTATATCCGCCTTGGAAAAGCCGATGTATTTATCACAGGAGGTTCTGAGGCAGCGGTGAATGAATCAGGTGTTGGTGGATTCAATGCCATGCATGCTCTCTCTGTGAGAAATGATTCTCCGCAAACTGCTTCTCGTCCTTTTGATAAAGACCGCGATGGATTTGTTTTGGGAGAAGGTAGCGGAGCCCTCATTCTTGAAGAACTGGAACACGCCAAAGCGCGCGGAGCAAAAATTTATGCCGAAATCGCAGGCGGTGGAATGACTGCCGATGCACATCACATCACCGCACCTCATCCTGAGGGATTGGGCGCTCTGAACGTAATGAGAAATGCTCTCAGCGATGCAAACATGAATTCCGATGAGATTGATTATATCAATGTACACGGAACATCCACTCCGCTGGGGGATATTGCCGAATCAAAAGCCATCAAAGGAGTTTTTGGAGAGAGCGCTTACAAATTAAATATCTCTTCTACCAAATCCATGACCGGGCATTTGCTTGGAGCCGCAGGAGCAATTGAAGCGATGGCTTGCATCCTCGCTGTGAAGAATGATATTGTTCCTCCTACAATTAATCACTTCACCGATGATCCAGAATTCGACACAAAATTGAATTTCACTTTCAACAAAGCGCAGAAGAGAGTTGTGCGCGCTGCTCTCAGCAATACATTCGGCTTTGGCGGACACAATGCTTCGGTGATTGTGAAAAAGTATTAA
- a CDS encoding DUF86 domain-containing protein: MNASLFCILLKENSKENIIQDATLCRALARSLEIIGEATKRIEDDIKIKYPHLKWQDMKNMRNRLIHDYFGTDYEIVYDTAVKDIPELHHEIKRIIEIESKK, from the coding sequence ATGAATGCGAGTTTATTTTGCATATTACTAAAAGAAAATTCCAAAGAAAATATAATTCAGGATGCTACATTATGCCGCGCATTAGCCCGAAGTTTAGAAATAATTGGAGAAGCAACCAAACGTATTGAGGATGATATTAAGATTAAATATCCTCATTTAAAATGGCAAGACATGAAAAATATGCGCAATCGGCTCATTCATGATTATTTTGGAACAGATTATGAAATTGTATACGATACTGCTGTAAAGGATATTCCCGAACTCCATCACGAGATAAAACGCATTATTGAAATTGAAAGCAAAAAGTAA
- a CDS encoding energy transducer TonB has translation MKTMIRFLVLQSAICSWQILSAQEKPDKQNMQVTTQDAFYPKGEQTLYTYIMYNAKYSEESKKNYVTGNVELSFDVMPDSTIKNVKIISDVGYGVGEEVKKMVEKLKFAPAVMMGVKVKSNLIMDFPVKAH, from the coding sequence ATGAAAACAATGATTCGCTTTCTTGTTTTGCAATCGGCAATTTGCAGTTGGCAAATTTTATCCGCTCAGGAAAAACCCGACAAGCAGAATATGCAGGTAACCACGCAAGATGCTTTTTACCCTAAAGGCGAGCAGACGCTTTATACATATATAATGTATAACGCCAAGTATTCGGAAGAATCAAAAAAGAATTACGTTACAGGAAATGTCGAGCTCAGTTTTGACGTGATGCCCGACAGCACTATCAAAAATGTAAAAATCATCAGCGATGTGGGATATGGCGTGGGCGAAGAAGTGAAAAAAATGGTGGAGAAATTAAAATTCGCTCCTGCTGTTATGATGGGTGTAAAAGTAAAATCAAATCTGATAATGGATTTTCCGGTAAAAGCACACTAA
- a CDS encoding ABC transporter ATP-binding protein: MGPRLLEVKNLVTEFRTEDETVRAVNGISFTLHKGEILGIVGESGTGKSVTALSVMRLIKSPPGKITDGQMIYHSKKFGAVDLLKLNEEQFRHYRGNEIGMIFQEPMTSLNPVYTCGDQVAEAILLHQKCTAKTAKQKTIELFKEVQLPRPEVMYNTYPHQLSGGQRQRVMIAMAISCNPSILIADEPTTALDVTVEHTILELLKKLQKERGMSIMFITHDLGVIAELADRVIVMYKGRIVEEGSVWKIFAHPQHPYTKGLLACRPPLNRRYHWLPTISDFMITREDGSMTESPHTIEQVTSKIIVSKRERENRHKEIYAQQPVLRIKNLKTYFPVRKGILSRSKEFVKAVDDVSFDVYPGETLGLVGESGCGKTTLGRTILRLIEPTAGEIIFEGKNIMGLSVSELRPMRKHMQIIFQDPYSSLNPRITIGEAIVEPMRVHKLFEHDSFRKHKAMELLKKVNLDETHFYRYPHEFSGGQRQRICIARALALNPEFIICDESVSALDVSIQAQVLNLLRQLQKEFKFTYIFISHDLSVVKFMSDRMIVMESGKIVEMGESDSIYSNPQTEYTKKLISAIPKGELNDIKARMEAKENVSL; encoded by the coding sequence ATGGGTCCGCGACTCCTCGAAGTAAAAAATCTCGTAACAGAATTCCGAACGGAAGATGAAACCGTGCGCGCGGTAAATGGCATCAGTTTCACTTTACACAAAGGAGAAATCCTCGGCATCGTGGGGGAATCAGGAACAGGAAAATCTGTGACCGCCCTTTCTGTGATGCGCCTCATCAAAAGTCCTCCCGGAAAAATTACGGACGGGCAGATGATTTACCACAGCAAAAAGTTCGGAGCGGTTGACTTGCTGAAACTTAACGAAGAGCAATTCCGGCACTACAGGGGAAATGAAATCGGAATGATTTTCCAGGAGCCGATGACCTCGCTCAATCCTGTTTACACCTGTGGCGATCAGGTGGCAGAAGCCATTCTTCTTCACCAGAAGTGTACAGCCAAAACCGCGAAGCAAAAAACCATAGAGCTTTTCAAAGAAGTTCAGCTGCCCCGTCCTGAAGTGATGTACAATACATATCCGCATCAACTTTCTGGAGGACAAAGGCAGCGCGTGATGATTGCCATGGCAATATCCTGCAACCCCTCCATTCTGATTGCCGATGAACCAACCACTGCGCTCGATGTAACCGTTGAACATACCATCCTCGAACTTTTGAAAAAACTTCAGAAAGAGAGAGGCATGTCCATCATGTTCATTACGCACGACCTGGGCGTGATTGCCGAACTTGCCGACCGCGTAATCGTGATGTATAAAGGAAGAATTGTTGAAGAAGGAAGCGTATGGAAAATTTTTGCCCATCCTCAGCATCCCTATACAAAAGGATTGCTTGCCTGCCGTCCTCCCCTCAACAGGCGCTATCACTGGCTGCCCACTATTTCCGATTTCATGATAACGCGCGAAGACGGCTCGATGACAGAGAGCCCGCATACCATTGAGCAGGTTACCAGTAAAATCATCGTATCAAAACGCGAGCGAGAAAACAGGCACAAAGAAATTTATGCCCAGCAGCCCGTTCTCCGGATAAAAAATCTTAAAACATATTTCCCGGTGCGAAAAGGAATTTTGAGCCGCTCAAAAGAATTTGTGAAAGCGGTGGATGATGTTTCGTTTGATGTGTATCCGGGAGAAACGCTGGGGCTTGTCGGAGAATCCGGCTGTGGAAAAACAACCCTGGGAAGAACTATTCTTAGATTGATTGAGCCCACTGCAGGCGAAATAATTTTTGAAGGAAAAAATATTATGGGCTTGTCTGTCAGTGAACTTCGCCCGATGCGCAAACACATGCAGATAATTTTTCAGGACCCTTATTCATCTCTCAACCCGCGCATCACTATTGGCGAAGCCATTGTGGAGCCCATGCGGGTGCATAAATTATTTGAGCACGACAGTTTCCGCAAACACAAAGCGATGGAACTTCTGAAGAAAGTGAATCTTGACGAAACGCATTTTTACCGCTACCCGCACGAATTTTCCGGTGGGCAGCGGCAGCGCATCTGCATTGCTCGCGCGCTGGCGCTCAATCCTGAATTCATTATCTGCGATGAATCGGTTTCCGCGCTCGATGTGTCCATTCAGGCGCAGGTGCTGAATCTTCTCCGCCAGCTGCAAAAAGAATTCAAGTTCACGTATATTTTTATTTCGCACGACCTCTCCGTTGTAAAATTCATGAGCGACCGCATGATAGTGATGGAAAGCGGAAAAATTGTAGAGATGGGTGAATCTGATTCTATTTATTCCAATCCGCAAACCGAATACACCAAAAAACTCATCAGCGCCATTCCGAAAGGCGAACTGAATGATATTAAGGCGAGGATGGAAGCGAAAGAGAATGTGTCACTTTGA
- a CDS encoding nucleotidyltransferase family protein, which translates to MQSPVQNKKELIERILANQEQILSYGVRRLGIFGSFVRDEAKETSDVDFFVEFIPEKKTFHNFMRLGDLLEEITGRKIELVTPQSLSKYIGPYILKEVEYVPIAA; encoded by the coding sequence ATGCAATCGCCCGTACAAAATAAAAAAGAACTTATTGAAAGGATTCTTGCAAATCAAGAGCAAATACTTTCTTATGGAGTAAGGCGGCTTGGTATATTCGGTTCTTTTGTAAGAGATGAAGCAAAAGAAACAAGTGATGTGGATTTTTTTGTAGAGTTTATTCCCGAAAAAAAAACCTTTCATAATTTCATGCGGTTAGGAGATCTTCTTGAGGAAATAACAGGAAGAAAAATTGAGTTGGTAACTCCGCAGTCGCTCAGTAAATATATTGGACCTTATATTCTAAAAGAAGTTGAATATGTTCCCATCGCAGCTTGA